A part of Anser cygnoides isolate HZ-2024a breed goose chromosome 17, Taihu_goose_T2T_genome, whole genome shotgun sequence genomic DNA contains:
- the SEPTIN5 gene encoding septin-5 isoform X6: protein MRPAEEKQDHEKQYVGFATLPNQVHRKSVKKGFDFTLMVAGESGLGKSTLVNSLFLTDLYKDRKLLNAEERINQTVEIVKHTVDIEEKGVKLKLTIVDTPGFGDAVNNTECWKPITDYIDQQFEQYFRDESGLNRKNIQDNRVHCCLYFISPFGHGLRPVDVEFMKALHEKVNIVPLIAKADCLIPSEIRKLKERIREEIDKFGIKVYQFPECDSDEDEEFKQQDRELKESAPFAVIGSNTVVEAKGQRVRGRLYPWGIVEVENQAHCDFVKLRNMLIRTHMHDLKDVTCDVHYENYRAQCIQQMTSKLTQDNRIESPIPILPLPTPDTETEKLIKMKDEELRRMQEMLQKMQQQMQDQ from the exons GACCATGAGAAGCAGTACGTGGGCTTTGCCACTCTGCCGAACCAGGTCCACCGGAAATCTGTGAAGAAAGGTTTCGACTTCACCCTGATGGTTGCAG GAGAGTCGGGTCTGGGCAAATCCACGCTCGTGAACAGCCTGTTCCTGACGGATCTCTACAAAGACAGAAAGCTCCTCAATGCAGAGG AGAGAATCAACCAGACAGTGGAGATTGTCAAGCATACAGTGGACATTGAGGAGAAGGGCGTCAAGCTGAAGCTGACCATAGTGGACACACCAGGCTTTGGAGATGCTGTTAACAACACTGAGTG CTGGAAGCCCATCACTGACTACATCGACCAGCAGTTTGAACAGTATTTCCGTGATGAGAGCGGCCTGAACAGGAAGAACATCCAGGACAACCGAGTGCATTGCTGCCTCTACTTCATCTCGCCCTTTGGGCATGG gctgaggcCTGTGGATGTCGAGTTCATGAAGGCTCTGCATGAGAAGGTCAACATCGTGCCGCTCATTGCCAAAGCTGACTGCCTGATCCCCTCTGAGATCCGGAAACTAAAAGAGAGG ATCCGGGAAGAGATTGACAAATTTGGCATTAAAGTATATCAGTTTCCTGAGTGTGACTCTGATGAAGATGAGGAGTTCAAGCAGCAAGATAGAGAGCTGAAG GAGAGTGCTCCCTTTGCTGTCATTGGCAGTAACACAGTGGTGGAGGCAAAAGGCCAGCGAGTCCGTGGACGGCTGTACCCGTGGGGCATTGTGGAAG TGGAAAATCAGGCGCACTGCGACTTTGTGAAGCTGCGGAACATGCTGATCCGGACACACATGCACGACCTGAAGGATGTCACTTGTGATGTCCATTATGAGAACTACCGAGCTCAGTGCATCCAGCAAATGACCAG CAAGCTGACTCAGGACAACAGGATAGAAAGCCCAATTCCTATCCTGCCTCTCCCAACACCTGACACTGAGACAGAGAAGCTGATCAAAATGAAGGACGAGGAG CTGCGGCGGATGcaagaaatgctgcagaagaTGCAGCAGCAGATGCAGGATCAGTGA
- the SEPTIN5 gene encoding septin-5 isoform X1 has product MALKDLGSGDCAEAAKSYEIHSSAAAPDLLCGGEAGCAWSRVRDHEKQYVGFATLPNQVHRKSVKKGFDFTLMVAGESGLGKSTLVNSLFLTDLYKDRKLLNAEERINQTVEIVKHTVDIEEKGVKLKLTIVDTPGFGDAVNNTECWKPITDYIDQQFEQYFRDESGLNRKNIQDNRVHCCLYFISPFGHGLRPVDVEFMKALHEKVNIVPLIAKADCLIPSEIRKLKERIREEIDKFGIKVYQFPECDSDEDEEFKQQDRELKESAPFAVIGSNTVVEAKGQRVRGRLYPWGIVEVENQAHCDFVKLRNMLIRTHMHDLKDVTCDVHYENYRAQCIQQMTSKLTQDNRIESPIPILPLPTPDTETEKLIKMKDEELRRMQEMLQKMQQQMQDQ; this is encoded by the exons ATGGCTCTGAAAGACCTGGGGAGCGGTGActgtgcagaagcagcaaagagTTATGAGATACATTcgtcagcagcagccccagatCTGCTCTGTGGTGGGGAGGCAGGCTGTGCCTGGTCCCGTGTGCGG GACCATGAGAAGCAGTACGTGGGCTTTGCCACTCTGCCGAACCAGGTCCACCGGAAATCTGTGAAGAAAGGTTTCGACTTCACCCTGATGGTTGCAG GAGAGTCGGGTCTGGGCAAATCCACGCTCGTGAACAGCCTGTTCCTGACGGATCTCTACAAAGACAGAAAGCTCCTCAATGCAGAGG AGAGAATCAACCAGACAGTGGAGATTGTCAAGCATACAGTGGACATTGAGGAGAAGGGCGTCAAGCTGAAGCTGACCATAGTGGACACACCAGGCTTTGGAGATGCTGTTAACAACACTGAGTG CTGGAAGCCCATCACTGACTACATCGACCAGCAGTTTGAACAGTATTTCCGTGATGAGAGCGGCCTGAACAGGAAGAACATCCAGGACAACCGAGTGCATTGCTGCCTCTACTTCATCTCGCCCTTTGGGCATGG gctgaggcCTGTGGATGTCGAGTTCATGAAGGCTCTGCATGAGAAGGTCAACATCGTGCCGCTCATTGCCAAAGCTGACTGCCTGATCCCCTCTGAGATCCGGAAACTAAAAGAGAGG ATCCGGGAAGAGATTGACAAATTTGGCATTAAAGTATATCAGTTTCCTGAGTGTGACTCTGATGAAGATGAGGAGTTCAAGCAGCAAGATAGAGAGCTGAAG GAGAGTGCTCCCTTTGCTGTCATTGGCAGTAACACAGTGGTGGAGGCAAAAGGCCAGCGAGTCCGTGGACGGCTGTACCCGTGGGGCATTGTGGAAG TGGAAAATCAGGCGCACTGCGACTTTGTGAAGCTGCGGAACATGCTGATCCGGACACACATGCACGACCTGAAGGATGTCACTTGTGATGTCCATTATGAGAACTACCGAGCTCAGTGCATCCAGCAAATGACCAG CAAGCTGACTCAGGACAACAGGATAGAAAGCCCAATTCCTATCCTGCCTCTCCCAACACCTGACACTGAGACAGAGAAGCTGATCAAAATGAAGGACGAGGAG CTGCGGCGGATGcaagaaatgctgcagaagaTGCAGCAGCAGATGCAGGATCAGTGA
- the SEPTIN5 gene encoding septin-5 isoform X5, with protein MIKMFNIWMHQDHEKQYVGFATLPNQVHRKSVKKGFDFTLMVAGESGLGKSTLVNSLFLTDLYKDRKLLNAEERINQTVEIVKHTVDIEEKGVKLKLTIVDTPGFGDAVNNTECWKPITDYIDQQFEQYFRDESGLNRKNIQDNRVHCCLYFISPFGHGLRPVDVEFMKALHEKVNIVPLIAKADCLIPSEIRKLKERIREEIDKFGIKVYQFPECDSDEDEEFKQQDRELKESAPFAVIGSNTVVEAKGQRVRGRLYPWGIVEVENQAHCDFVKLRNMLIRTHMHDLKDVTCDVHYENYRAQCIQQMTSKLTQDNRIESPIPILPLPTPDTETEKLIKMKDEELRRMQEMLQKMQQQMQDQ; from the exons GACCATGAGAAGCAGTACGTGGGCTTTGCCACTCTGCCGAACCAGGTCCACCGGAAATCTGTGAAGAAAGGTTTCGACTTCACCCTGATGGTTGCAG GAGAGTCGGGTCTGGGCAAATCCACGCTCGTGAACAGCCTGTTCCTGACGGATCTCTACAAAGACAGAAAGCTCCTCAATGCAGAGG AGAGAATCAACCAGACAGTGGAGATTGTCAAGCATACAGTGGACATTGAGGAGAAGGGCGTCAAGCTGAAGCTGACCATAGTGGACACACCAGGCTTTGGAGATGCTGTTAACAACACTGAGTG CTGGAAGCCCATCACTGACTACATCGACCAGCAGTTTGAACAGTATTTCCGTGATGAGAGCGGCCTGAACAGGAAGAACATCCAGGACAACCGAGTGCATTGCTGCCTCTACTTCATCTCGCCCTTTGGGCATGG gctgaggcCTGTGGATGTCGAGTTCATGAAGGCTCTGCATGAGAAGGTCAACATCGTGCCGCTCATTGCCAAAGCTGACTGCCTGATCCCCTCTGAGATCCGGAAACTAAAAGAGAGG ATCCGGGAAGAGATTGACAAATTTGGCATTAAAGTATATCAGTTTCCTGAGTGTGACTCTGATGAAGATGAGGAGTTCAAGCAGCAAGATAGAGAGCTGAAG GAGAGTGCTCCCTTTGCTGTCATTGGCAGTAACACAGTGGTGGAGGCAAAAGGCCAGCGAGTCCGTGGACGGCTGTACCCGTGGGGCATTGTGGAAG TGGAAAATCAGGCGCACTGCGACTTTGTGAAGCTGCGGAACATGCTGATCCGGACACACATGCACGACCTGAAGGATGTCACTTGTGATGTCCATTATGAGAACTACCGAGCTCAGTGCATCCAGCAAATGACCAG CAAGCTGACTCAGGACAACAGGATAGAAAGCCCAATTCCTATCCTGCCTCTCCCAACACCTGACACTGAGACAGAGAAGCTGATCAAAATGAAGGACGAGGAG CTGCGGCGGATGcaagaaatgctgcagaagaTGCAGCAGCAGATGCAGGATCAGTGA
- the SEPTIN5 gene encoding septin-5 isoform X2, producing MEQPEGAWTSRGFALKHPRCALRSASRSSARDMAVQWQDHEKQYVGFATLPNQVHRKSVKKGFDFTLMVAGESGLGKSTLVNSLFLTDLYKDRKLLNAEERINQTVEIVKHTVDIEEKGVKLKLTIVDTPGFGDAVNNTECWKPITDYIDQQFEQYFRDESGLNRKNIQDNRVHCCLYFISPFGHGLRPVDVEFMKALHEKVNIVPLIAKADCLIPSEIRKLKERIREEIDKFGIKVYQFPECDSDEDEEFKQQDRELKESAPFAVIGSNTVVEAKGQRVRGRLYPWGIVEVENQAHCDFVKLRNMLIRTHMHDLKDVTCDVHYENYRAQCIQQMTSKLTQDNRIESPIPILPLPTPDTETEKLIKMKDEELRRMQEMLQKMQQQMQDQ from the exons GACCATGAGAAGCAGTACGTGGGCTTTGCCACTCTGCCGAACCAGGTCCACCGGAAATCTGTGAAGAAAGGTTTCGACTTCACCCTGATGGTTGCAG GAGAGTCGGGTCTGGGCAAATCCACGCTCGTGAACAGCCTGTTCCTGACGGATCTCTACAAAGACAGAAAGCTCCTCAATGCAGAGG AGAGAATCAACCAGACAGTGGAGATTGTCAAGCATACAGTGGACATTGAGGAGAAGGGCGTCAAGCTGAAGCTGACCATAGTGGACACACCAGGCTTTGGAGATGCTGTTAACAACACTGAGTG CTGGAAGCCCATCACTGACTACATCGACCAGCAGTTTGAACAGTATTTCCGTGATGAGAGCGGCCTGAACAGGAAGAACATCCAGGACAACCGAGTGCATTGCTGCCTCTACTTCATCTCGCCCTTTGGGCATGG gctgaggcCTGTGGATGTCGAGTTCATGAAGGCTCTGCATGAGAAGGTCAACATCGTGCCGCTCATTGCCAAAGCTGACTGCCTGATCCCCTCTGAGATCCGGAAACTAAAAGAGAGG ATCCGGGAAGAGATTGACAAATTTGGCATTAAAGTATATCAGTTTCCTGAGTGTGACTCTGATGAAGATGAGGAGTTCAAGCAGCAAGATAGAGAGCTGAAG GAGAGTGCTCCCTTTGCTGTCATTGGCAGTAACACAGTGGTGGAGGCAAAAGGCCAGCGAGTCCGTGGACGGCTGTACCCGTGGGGCATTGTGGAAG TGGAAAATCAGGCGCACTGCGACTTTGTGAAGCTGCGGAACATGCTGATCCGGACACACATGCACGACCTGAAGGATGTCACTTGTGATGTCCATTATGAGAACTACCGAGCTCAGTGCATCCAGCAAATGACCAG CAAGCTGACTCAGGACAACAGGATAGAAAGCCCAATTCCTATCCTGCCTCTCCCAACACCTGACACTGAGACAGAGAAGCTGATCAAAATGAAGGACGAGGAG CTGCGGCGGATGcaagaaatgctgcagaagaTGCAGCAGCAGATGCAGGATCAGTGA
- the SEPTIN5 gene encoding septin-5 isoform X4, protein MVPEQTCAAQDETSEEQRSRRKPDHEKQYVGFATLPNQVHRKSVKKGFDFTLMVAGESGLGKSTLVNSLFLTDLYKDRKLLNAEERINQTVEIVKHTVDIEEKGVKLKLTIVDTPGFGDAVNNTECWKPITDYIDQQFEQYFRDESGLNRKNIQDNRVHCCLYFISPFGHGLRPVDVEFMKALHEKVNIVPLIAKADCLIPSEIRKLKERIREEIDKFGIKVYQFPECDSDEDEEFKQQDRELKESAPFAVIGSNTVVEAKGQRVRGRLYPWGIVEVENQAHCDFVKLRNMLIRTHMHDLKDVTCDVHYENYRAQCIQQMTSKLTQDNRIESPIPILPLPTPDTETEKLIKMKDEELRRMQEMLQKMQQQMQDQ, encoded by the exons ATGGTGCCCGAGCAGACGTGTGCGGCACAAGATGAGACCTCtgaggagcagaggagcagaaggaagcCG GACCATGAGAAGCAGTACGTGGGCTTTGCCACTCTGCCGAACCAGGTCCACCGGAAATCTGTGAAGAAAGGTTTCGACTTCACCCTGATGGTTGCAG GAGAGTCGGGTCTGGGCAAATCCACGCTCGTGAACAGCCTGTTCCTGACGGATCTCTACAAAGACAGAAAGCTCCTCAATGCAGAGG AGAGAATCAACCAGACAGTGGAGATTGTCAAGCATACAGTGGACATTGAGGAGAAGGGCGTCAAGCTGAAGCTGACCATAGTGGACACACCAGGCTTTGGAGATGCTGTTAACAACACTGAGTG CTGGAAGCCCATCACTGACTACATCGACCAGCAGTTTGAACAGTATTTCCGTGATGAGAGCGGCCTGAACAGGAAGAACATCCAGGACAACCGAGTGCATTGCTGCCTCTACTTCATCTCGCCCTTTGGGCATGG gctgaggcCTGTGGATGTCGAGTTCATGAAGGCTCTGCATGAGAAGGTCAACATCGTGCCGCTCATTGCCAAAGCTGACTGCCTGATCCCCTCTGAGATCCGGAAACTAAAAGAGAGG ATCCGGGAAGAGATTGACAAATTTGGCATTAAAGTATATCAGTTTCCTGAGTGTGACTCTGATGAAGATGAGGAGTTCAAGCAGCAAGATAGAGAGCTGAAG GAGAGTGCTCCCTTTGCTGTCATTGGCAGTAACACAGTGGTGGAGGCAAAAGGCCAGCGAGTCCGTGGACGGCTGTACCCGTGGGGCATTGTGGAAG TGGAAAATCAGGCGCACTGCGACTTTGTGAAGCTGCGGAACATGCTGATCCGGACACACATGCACGACCTGAAGGATGTCACTTGTGATGTCCATTATGAGAACTACCGAGCTCAGTGCATCCAGCAAATGACCAG CAAGCTGACTCAGGACAACAGGATAGAAAGCCCAATTCCTATCCTGCCTCTCCCAACACCTGACACTGAGACAGAGAAGCTGATCAAAATGAAGGACGAGGAG CTGCGGCGGATGcaagaaatgctgcagaagaTGCAGCAGCAGATGCAGGATCAGTGA
- the SEPTIN5 gene encoding septin-5 isoform X3, translating to MDSIIIQERLVERLLSPRTQAQRSHPAKLKDHEKQYVGFATLPNQVHRKSVKKGFDFTLMVAGESGLGKSTLVNSLFLTDLYKDRKLLNAEERINQTVEIVKHTVDIEEKGVKLKLTIVDTPGFGDAVNNTECWKPITDYIDQQFEQYFRDESGLNRKNIQDNRVHCCLYFISPFGHGLRPVDVEFMKALHEKVNIVPLIAKADCLIPSEIRKLKERIREEIDKFGIKVYQFPECDSDEDEEFKQQDRELKESAPFAVIGSNTVVEAKGQRVRGRLYPWGIVEVENQAHCDFVKLRNMLIRTHMHDLKDVTCDVHYENYRAQCIQQMTSKLTQDNRIESPIPILPLPTPDTETEKLIKMKDEELRRMQEMLQKMQQQMQDQ from the exons ATGGATTCGATCATTATTCAGGAGCGGTTAGTGGAGAGGCTGCTTTCCCCCCGGACGCAGGCACAGCGAAGCCACCCAGCCAAGCTGAAG GACCATGAGAAGCAGTACGTGGGCTTTGCCACTCTGCCGAACCAGGTCCACCGGAAATCTGTGAAGAAAGGTTTCGACTTCACCCTGATGGTTGCAG GAGAGTCGGGTCTGGGCAAATCCACGCTCGTGAACAGCCTGTTCCTGACGGATCTCTACAAAGACAGAAAGCTCCTCAATGCAGAGG AGAGAATCAACCAGACAGTGGAGATTGTCAAGCATACAGTGGACATTGAGGAGAAGGGCGTCAAGCTGAAGCTGACCATAGTGGACACACCAGGCTTTGGAGATGCTGTTAACAACACTGAGTG CTGGAAGCCCATCACTGACTACATCGACCAGCAGTTTGAACAGTATTTCCGTGATGAGAGCGGCCTGAACAGGAAGAACATCCAGGACAACCGAGTGCATTGCTGCCTCTACTTCATCTCGCCCTTTGGGCATGG gctgaggcCTGTGGATGTCGAGTTCATGAAGGCTCTGCATGAGAAGGTCAACATCGTGCCGCTCATTGCCAAAGCTGACTGCCTGATCCCCTCTGAGATCCGGAAACTAAAAGAGAGG ATCCGGGAAGAGATTGACAAATTTGGCATTAAAGTATATCAGTTTCCTGAGTGTGACTCTGATGAAGATGAGGAGTTCAAGCAGCAAGATAGAGAGCTGAAG GAGAGTGCTCCCTTTGCTGTCATTGGCAGTAACACAGTGGTGGAGGCAAAAGGCCAGCGAGTCCGTGGACGGCTGTACCCGTGGGGCATTGTGGAAG TGGAAAATCAGGCGCACTGCGACTTTGTGAAGCTGCGGAACATGCTGATCCGGACACACATGCACGACCTGAAGGATGTCACTTGTGATGTCCATTATGAGAACTACCGAGCTCAGTGCATCCAGCAAATGACCAG CAAGCTGACTCAGGACAACAGGATAGAAAGCCCAATTCCTATCCTGCCTCTCCCAACACCTGACACTGAGACAGAGAAGCTGATCAAAATGAAGGACGAGGAG CTGCGGCGGATGcaagaaatgctgcagaagaTGCAGCAGCAGATGCAGGATCAGTGA